In Ignavibacteria bacterium, the sequence AGAGCTGAATTTAAAAAACATTTATTAACATATCTTGTTATTAATATATTTTTCTGGGCATTTTGGGCGTTTAATTCGTTCAGACATAACGATTTTGATTTCCCCTGGCCGGTATTTGTAACGTTTGGCTGGGGTATCGGGCTTGGCATCAATTACATTTCCGCTTATTCTTCTTCATTT encodes:
- a CDS encoding 2TM domain-containing protein, whose protein sequence is MDTQNNFNSSSQPRDERLWRLAKKRAEFKKHLLTYLVINIFFWAFWAFNSFRHNDFDFPWPVFVTFGWGIGLGINYISAYSSSFESLREKEYNKLINKN